A genomic window from Chitinophaga pollutisoli includes:
- a CDS encoding beta-galactosidase small subunit, which yields MGTIPLQPGNFQPPVLSASSVVFTEDAQSIHFTGKNFDIRFDKNSGWLTQYTLGGKEILLSPLEPHFWREPTDNDIGNSQQMRCAVWKDVLHSARLEFIRVEKDTAGRNIVVTQIALPAVDAQYHARYLVQPDGSILISAGMKAGKSTQPELPRFGMRVLLKGSYDNVSWFGRGPFDNYEDRKTASAVGLYRMKADSLFHPYPRAQESGYRTDVRHISMTDASGRGLTAQGLPLICTGVLHFDMTRLGFDRHATENNHGGSMQREDLVWWNIDYKQSGVGGDNSWGATPHAEYMLPYRDYQYSFILRPVAP from the coding sequence GTGGGAACAATTCCCCTTCAACCCGGCAACTTCCAGCCGCCGGTGCTGTCCGCATCCTCGGTTGTTTTCACGGAAGATGCGCAATCCATTCATTTTACAGGAAAGAACTTCGACATCCGTTTCGATAAAAATAGCGGCTGGCTCACGCAATACACGCTGGGCGGAAAGGAAATACTGCTGTCACCCCTGGAGCCACATTTCTGGCGCGAACCTACGGACAACGACATCGGCAACAGCCAGCAGATGCGCTGCGCCGTCTGGAAAGATGTATTGCATTCCGCCCGGTTGGAATTCATCCGCGTGGAAAAGGATACCGCCGGCAGGAATATCGTGGTTACGCAAATCGCCCTTCCGGCCGTGGATGCGCAATATCACGCCCGGTACCTCGTGCAGCCCGACGGCAGCATCTTGATTTCGGCAGGCATGAAAGCCGGAAAGTCCACCCAGCCCGAGCTTCCCCGATTCGGCATGCGCGTATTGCTGAAAGGGAGTTATGATAACGTTTCCTGGTTCGGCCGCGGGCCTTTCGATAACTACGAAGACCGCAAAACTGCCTCCGCCGTCGGGTTGTACCGCATGAAGGCCGACAGCCTCTTTCATCCGTACCCCCGCGCGCAGGAAAGCGGCTATCGGACGGATGTTCGTCATATTTCTATGACAGATGCCTCAGGCCGGGGGCTTACTGCGCAGGGCCTGCCGCTCATCTGCACGGGTGTGTTGCACTTCGATATGACGCGCCTCGGCTTCGACCGGCATGCTACTGAAAATAACCACGGAGGCTCCATGCAGCGCGAAGACCTTGTCTGGTGGAACATCGATTATAAGCAATCCGGCGTTGGCGGCGACAATTCCTGGGGCGCTACGCCGCATGCGGAGTATATGCTTCCTTACCGCGATTACCAATATTCATTCATCCTTCGACCCGTTGCGCCATGA
- a CDS encoding RagB/SusD family nutrient uptake outer membrane protein yields MKLKIAAIALLSATLFTACSDKFLELDDKENLTENTFWVTRQHALQGITATYAALQAYDGSKWTWFESVYTTLNYKGDDIDNNKNEPYGKNLAAFLNSSDDAGAWSLWATCYTGIARANQVIDQVPGISVMTEKERNEIVGEAKFLRAYNNFLLVNGFEHVPLVMVFEKDITKLQAPQAASAAVWAQIEKDLTEAEAVLPDNYPPAYVGRVTKNAAKAMLGKVYLFQEKWPQAEAKFREIYGKYSLNDNYVDNFNGTKENGPESIFEIQWSSDRTVSDERHPFNFEVRPGVLDGWELMYPSDWLIQTLKNDKTPAGGYSDRVYGTIFFDDPQSAMWDLNVPANLVPYADVKGTTVRPVYFNKYAYPNDRSGAYVGYNISIIRYADVLLMLAEAANENNKTAEAIGFVNEVRERSHAKPIAGLGKDQLREHIRHTERPVELAMEWGIRWFDLMRWARGNTAKLNVKNTLVQHGKPSAANYVEDKHIRYPIPLKEISVNPLLKQNNLY; encoded by the coding sequence ATGAAACTGAAAATAGCCGCCATCGCCCTTCTTTCCGCCACGCTTTTTACTGCGTGCTCAGACAAGTTCCTGGAGCTGGACGATAAGGAAAACCTCACGGAGAATACATTCTGGGTCACCCGGCAGCACGCGCTGCAGGGCATCACCGCCACGTACGCGGCGCTGCAGGCGTACGACGGTTCCAAATGGACCTGGTTCGAATCCGTGTACACCACGCTCAATTATAAAGGAGACGATATCGACAACAACAAGAACGAACCTTACGGCAAGAATCTCGCCGCATTCCTGAACAGTTCGGATGACGCCGGCGCCTGGAGCCTCTGGGCCACGTGCTATACCGGTATCGCGCGTGCCAACCAGGTAATCGACCAGGTGCCGGGCATCAGCGTGATGACCGAAAAGGAACGGAACGAGATCGTCGGCGAAGCGAAATTCCTCCGCGCATATAACAACTTCCTGCTCGTGAACGGCTTTGAACATGTGCCGCTGGTGATGGTGTTCGAAAAGGACATCACCAAACTCCAGGCACCCCAGGCCGCTTCCGCAGCAGTGTGGGCGCAGATCGAAAAAGACCTGACCGAAGCCGAAGCGGTACTGCCTGACAACTATCCCCCCGCATACGTGGGCCGCGTTACGAAAAACGCCGCCAAAGCCATGCTCGGAAAAGTATACCTCTTCCAGGAGAAATGGCCGCAGGCGGAAGCCAAGTTCCGCGAAATCTATGGCAAATATTCCCTCAACGACAACTACGTCGATAACTTCAATGGCACAAAAGAAAACGGCCCTGAGTCGATATTCGAGATCCAGTGGAGCAGCGACCGTACCGTGTCCGACGAGCGCCATCCCTTCAACTTCGAAGTGCGCCCCGGCGTGCTGGATGGCTGGGAGTTGATGTATCCGTCCGACTGGTTGATCCAGACGCTGAAAAACGACAAAACACCCGCCGGTGGCTACAGCGACCGCGTTTACGGGACCATCTTCTTCGATGATCCGCAGTCGGCCATGTGGGACCTCAACGTGCCCGCCAACCTGGTGCCATACGCCGATGTGAAAGGCACGACGGTACGGCCCGTGTATTTCAATAAGTATGCTTATCCCAACGACCGCAGCGGTGCGTATGTGGGGTATAATATTTCCATTATCCGGTATGCGGATGTGTTGCTCATGCTGGCGGAAGCGGCTAACGAAAATAACAAGACCGCCGAGGCGATCGGCTTTGTGAACGAAGTGCGGGAGCGCAGTCATGCCAAACCTATTGCCGGTTTGGGGAAAGATCAGCTCCGGGAGCATATCCGTCACACGGAGCGGCCGGTGGAGCTGGCCATGGAATGGGGGATCCGCTGGTTCGACCTGATGCGCTGGGCGCGGGGCAACACGGCGAAGCTGAATGTGAAGAACACGCTGGTGCAGCACGGCAAGCCGTCGGCGGCGAACTATGTGGAAGACAAGCACATCCGTTACCCGATACCGTTGAAAGAGATCAGCGTAAACCCGCTGTTGAAGCAAAATAATTTGTATTGA
- a CDS encoding SusC/RagA family TonB-linked outer membrane protein: MIIITTKKGKSGEPKINFNSYISQHKLNNNIDLLGKTAMNKVVKEAYANDGTSAAPPIYVQDDNKYGNSDWVNAYTKKGVEQKHDLDVSGASEKLSYRFSLGHWEHSGNVINSGSKRDNLRLNTEIRLLKDRLKISPILSYTRFNNKNFGDATGDGDAGFSAIMDIYSTLPHKRIYDPASPNGYAKPEAELLSGNPVGQRMLTTSRTADDYMQFNIAADLKLWKGFSYNFSAGRNITNTFSYSQTPAYDFGALARVEDPSRSEIRGRTEYQVFTHLLNYDQTFGKHNLKAMYGFSREKSVSQGTSAGGNHLSSPLIEALSGLIIEGPNDYIRGNGWNSSSSLQSYFGRVSYNFDDRYFLQGSLRRDGSSRFGPLNRYGTFYSMSGGWNLHKESFFNIPWISELKPRISYGIVGNQNIPNFQYLAKIFIANSSEFLNYPFGDLPAQKVYVGATAASLANANIKWEQTATLNAGLNFSFLEGAISGSVDYFRSRTSDMLAETPIPASSGITTMPRTNIADMENKGWELTATYRNPGQKGFVWDVTLNLSHSNNKIIRLGYDEGMIIDGFVDYSNRASTITRKGESLASFYLFKSNGIFRSAEEVNAHVNKEGDKLQPLAAPGDLRFEDTNGDGVLNDDDKVIMGTGLPKLDYGLTFNASWKNFDLMVFLNGKQGQKMYNGAKMFLYRFYRSADLVNAWTPANPGSDIYRLSNEDKNENLRVSDYFLEDASFLRLRNLQLGYTLPQELTKKALINRLRIYAGAYNLLTFTKYTGFDPDLSNTGIFSRGVDRGYYPMSRSFVAGINVGF, encoded by the coding sequence GTGATCATCATCACCACGAAAAAAGGAAAAAGCGGGGAGCCGAAGATCAATTTCAATTCCTATATTTCCCAGCACAAACTCAATAACAACATCGACCTGCTCGGGAAAACGGCGATGAATAAGGTGGTGAAGGAAGCTTACGCCAACGACGGCACCTCCGCCGCGCCGCCGATTTATGTGCAAGACGATAATAAATACGGCAATTCCGATTGGGTGAACGCCTATACGAAGAAAGGGGTTGAGCAGAAACATGACCTCGATGTTTCCGGCGCGTCCGAGAAATTGTCGTACCGCTTTTCGCTGGGCCACTGGGAGCATTCCGGGAACGTCATCAACTCCGGTTCCAAGCGCGACAACCTTCGTCTCAATACCGAGATCAGGCTGTTGAAAGACCGCCTGAAAATCAGCCCCATCCTTTCCTATACCCGTTTCAATAACAAGAATTTCGGCGATGCAACGGGCGACGGCGATGCCGGTTTCTCCGCCATCATGGACATCTATAGCACGCTGCCGCACAAGCGGATTTACGACCCGGCGTCGCCCAACGGTTACGCCAAACCCGAAGCCGAGCTGCTTTCCGGCAACCCGGTAGGCCAGCGGATGCTGACGACCAGCCGTACCGCCGACGATTACATGCAATTCAACATCGCCGCCGATCTGAAGCTCTGGAAAGGATTCTCCTACAATTTCAGCGCGGGGCGCAACATCACCAACACCTTCAGTTATTCGCAGACGCCGGCATACGACTTTGGCGCGCTGGCGCGGGTGGAAGACCCGAGCCGTTCCGAGATTCGCGGCCGTACGGAGTACCAGGTGTTTACCCACCTGTTGAACTACGACCAGACTTTCGGCAAGCATAACCTGAAGGCCATGTACGGTTTCTCGCGGGAGAAATCCGTTTCCCAGGGCACTTCCGCCGGCGGCAACCACCTTTCCAGCCCGCTGATCGAGGCGTTGTCGGGGTTGATCATTGAAGGGCCCAACGATTACATTCGCGGCAACGGCTGGAATTCTTCCAGCTCGCTGCAATCTTACTTCGGTCGTGTTTCCTATAATTTCGACGATCGTTATTTTCTCCAGGGGAGCCTCCGTCGCGATGGTTCGTCGAGGTTTGGCCCGTTGAACCGTTATGGTACTTTTTACTCGATGTCCGGCGGATGGAACCTGCACAAGGAAAGCTTTTTCAACATTCCGTGGATTTCCGAGCTGAAGCCGCGCATCAGCTACGGCATTGTTGGCAACCAGAACATTCCCAATTTCCAGTATCTCGCAAAAATCTTTATCGCCAATTCCAGCGAATTCCTGAATTATCCGTTCGGCGACTTGCCGGCGCAAAAAGTATACGTAGGCGCTACGGCGGCTTCGCTGGCCAACGCCAACATCAAATGGGAGCAAACGGCTACATTGAACGCCGGTCTTAATTTCAGCTTCCTGGAAGGCGCCATCAGCGGTAGCGTCGACTATTTCCGCAGCCGCACTTCCGACATGCTGGCCGAAACGCCCATCCCTGCTTCTTCCGGTATTACCACCATGCCCCGCACCAACATCGCGGATATGGAAAACAAAGGCTGGGAGCTGACGGCCACTTATCGCAATCCCGGGCAGAAAGGTTTTGTGTGGGACGTAACGTTGAACTTATCGCATAGCAATAACAAGATTATCCGCCTCGGTTATGACGAAGGCATGATCATCGATGGTTTTGTGGATTATTCGAACAGGGCGAGCACGATCACCCGCAAAGGGGAATCACTGGCGTCGTTTTACCTGTTTAAATCGAACGGAATTTTCCGCTCCGCCGAAGAAGTGAATGCGCACGTCAATAAAGAAGGTGATAAACTCCAGCCCCTGGCTGCTCCCGGCGATCTGCGCTTCGAGGATACGAATGGCGACGGCGTTTTGAATGATGATGATAAGGTGATCATGGGCACGGGGCTTCCGAAGCTGGACTACGGGCTTACTTTTAACGCCAGCTGGAAGAATTTCGACCTGATGGTTTTTCTGAATGGTAAACAGGGCCAGAAGATGTACAACGGTGCAAAAATGTTCCTTTACCGTTTCTACCGCTCTGCCGACCTGGTGAATGCCTGGACGCCTGCGAACCCCGGATCCGACATCTACCGCCTGTCCAACGAAGACAAAAACGAAAACCTGCGCGTTTCCGACTACTTCCTGGAAGATGCATCGTTCCTCCGCCTGCGCAACCTTCAACTGGGGTACACCCTGCCGCAGGAGCTGACCAAAAAAGCACTCATCAACCGGCTGCGCATTTACGCCGGCGCTTACAACCTGCTTACGTTTACGAAATACACCGGTTTCGACCCCGATCTGTCCAACACCGGGATCTTCAGCCGCGGGGTAGACCGTGGATATTATCCCATGAGCCGCTCTTTCGTGGCAGGTATTAACGTAGGCTTCTAA
- a CDS encoding TonB-dependent receptor plug domain-containing protein, giving the protein MWKLFRGSGLLLVLLLTGFAAMAQSGKSLKGKITDVKGQPIPGANVAVKGTSQGTASSATGEFTLTVPADAVLVISAMGFASQEVSVAGKNEINVSLEESSKGLDEVVVVGYGTQKKGDVTAAISTVNTKNLEKQPAGNIGTMLQGQAAGVIVSSGTGDPAASPKVMVRGLNSINNDNPLYVVDGIPQTFIYDVNPNDIESISVLKDASAATIYGARAAGA; this is encoded by the coding sequence ATGTGGAAACTATTCCGAGGGAGCGGACTGTTGCTGGTCCTTTTATTGACCGGATTTGCGGCGATGGCCCAGTCCGGGAAGTCCCTCAAAGGTAAAATTACAGACGTGAAAGGGCAGCCCATCCCCGGGGCGAACGTCGCCGTAAAAGGGACTTCCCAGGGCACGGCCAGCAGCGCCACCGGCGAATTCACCCTCACGGTACCCGCCGATGCCGTGCTGGTGATCTCCGCCATGGGGTTTGCTTCGCAGGAAGTGTCCGTTGCCGGGAAAAACGAGATCAACGTATCGCTTGAAGAAAGCTCCAAAGGCCTCGACGAAGTGGTGGTGGTAGGATATGGCACTCAAAAGAAGGGCGATGTTACCGCGGCCATCTCGACCGTCAACACCAAAAATCTCGAAAAGCAACCCGCCGGCAATATCGGTACCATGCTCCAGGGCCAGGCTGCCGGGGTGATCGTAAGCTCGGGAACCGGCGACCCCGCTGCCAGCCCCAAAGTAATGGTGCGCGGGCTCAACAGCATCAATAACGATAACCCACTGTACGTGGTGGACGGGATCCCGCAAACGTTTATTTACGACGTCAACCCGAACGACATTGAATCGATTTCCGTACTCAAGGATGCATCCGCCGCGACTATTTATGGCGCCCGCGCAGCGGGGGCGTGA
- a CDS encoding tetratricopeptide repeat protein, whose protein sequence is MRKWLWIMMACCLAVPALAQFNADSLATRLADKSMPAPERIRTLNQLAAYYNKDSTNMALVWANEAYLLALKEENTSLQAASLLNLSEGYLYNDQYDQALNYAYTALDLVQTDSARARCFTHLGWIFYDTENAHFSQQYHQQAYDIYRRLGDPRRIALSLNALGLVYLQQDAFATARKYFDSTLQLSRDKGLEGMVATALSNRGICENEFGRYPEAIADFTQALATLRKTDGLSHAEVLNQMAYSRIMLKEYPQARELLAQARSLIEESNSNTRKEKLLDNLTNSVLLYQHLGEYKTAFTELQEYTRVRNEILSKSKSEAISALKLKREAEENHARIITLVAQKELRAFQRNALAAGVILLIIIGLLLYSKMRQKQKKEKELEEVRRALIKQELEGALLEKEALNNKLEFRDNDLKNYALYISQRNDMIRQFIDELIALDIHSDAKKENIARFNKMVNKFQHDLDINKDAQDFNLSVNEVHKDFFFNLLRQFPNLTENERRLCAQIRLNLSIKDIASLNNISVKSVEMARYRLRKAFSLEHKDSLSDFLKNF, encoded by the coding sequence ATGAGGAAATGGTTATGGATAATGATGGCCTGCTGCCTGGCGGTGCCTGCTTTGGCACAATTCAATGCCGACAGCCTGGCTACCCGGTTGGCTGACAAATCGATGCCCGCCCCCGAACGCATCCGCACCCTGAACCAACTGGCCGCATATTATAATAAGGACTCCACCAACATGGCCCTCGTGTGGGCCAATGAAGCTTACCTCCTCGCGCTGAAAGAAGAAAATACATCCCTGCAGGCCGCGTCCCTCCTGAATTTGTCGGAAGGCTATTTGTATAACGACCAATACGACCAGGCCCTCAATTATGCCTACACCGCCCTCGACCTTGTGCAAACCGACAGCGCCCGCGCCCGGTGCTTCACCCATCTCGGCTGGATTTTCTACGACACGGAGAACGCGCATTTTTCCCAGCAATATCACCAGCAGGCATACGACATTTACCGCCGTCTCGGCGATCCGCGCAGGATCGCCCTGTCGCTGAACGCCCTCGGGCTGGTGTACCTCCAGCAAGACGCGTTCGCCACCGCCCGAAAATATTTCGACAGCACCCTGCAACTCTCCCGCGACAAAGGGCTCGAAGGCATGGTGGCCACCGCGCTCAGCAACCGCGGCATCTGCGAAAACGAATTCGGCCGCTACCCCGAAGCCATCGCCGACTTCACCCAGGCGCTGGCCACCCTCCGGAAAACCGACGGGCTCTCTCATGCCGAAGTGCTCAACCAAATGGCCTATTCCCGCATCATGCTGAAGGAATACCCCCAGGCCCGGGAGCTCCTGGCCCAGGCCCGATCCCTCATCGAAGAAAGCAATTCCAACACCCGCAAAGAAAAGCTACTCGATAATCTGACCAACTCCGTCCTCCTCTACCAACACCTCGGCGAATACAAAACCGCCTTCACCGAGCTACAGGAATACACCCGCGTCCGTAACGAAATCCTGTCCAAAAGCAAAAGCGAAGCCATCTCCGCCCTCAAGCTCAAACGCGAAGCCGAAGAAAACCATGCCCGCATCATCACCCTCGTCGCCCAAAAAGAGCTCCGCGCCTTCCAGCGGAACGCCCTGGCCGCTGGTGTCATCCTCCTGATTATCATCGGTTTGCTCCTCTATTCCAAAATGAGGCAAAAACAGAAAAAAGAAAAGGAACTGGAAGAGGTCCGCCGCGCCCTCATCAAACAGGAACTCGAAGGCGCCCTCCTGGAAAAAGAAGCCCTCAACAACAAACTCGAATTCCGCGACAACGATCTTAAAAACTACGCGCTCTACATCTCCCAGCGCAACGACATGATCCGGCAATTCATCGACGAGCTCATCGCCCTCGATATCCATTCCGACGCCAAAAAAGAAAATATCGCCCGGTTCAATAAAATGGTCAACAAGTTCCAGCACGACCTCGACATTAATAAAGACGCCCAGGACTTCAACCTGTCCGTCAACGAAGTCCACAAGGATTTCTTCTTCAACCTGCTCCGACAATTCCCCAACCTCACCGAAAACGAACGCCGCCTCTGTGCCCAAATCCGGCTCAACCTGTCCATAAAAGACATCGCTTCCCTCAATAATATCTCCGTCAAATCCGTTGAAATGGCCCGCTACCGCCTCCGGAAAGCGTTCAGTCTGGAGCATAAAGACAGCCTGTCTGACTTTTTGAAAAATTTCTAA
- a CDS encoding ROK family protein, translating to MKKDEQYKRLILREIYYANTLSATELSERIGKSLPLTIRTVNHLVKENILEPSGYAPSSGGRRPITYTINKKALYILSVSMDQLVTRISMMDLTNSHVGGIVKHELPLKNNPAALKTLAAILVDAIEKSGINRSRILGIGIGMPGFIDGIRGENYSFPMQDGTEQQSIVEYLSAAAGLPVHIDNDSSLIALAEYRFGNARKAANSMVVNIGWGVGLGMILNGSLFRGNNGFAGEFSHIPLFNNNKLCSCGKSGCLETETSLLVLIDKAVKGLADGKISSLQDNFPTGEIEKDCEIIMDAAARGDKFCIELIREIGYHIGRGVAILIHLLNPRSIVLSGRGSLAGRLWLAPVQMALNEHCIPRLATQTAVEVSELGYDAELLGSAALVMENYATP from the coding sequence ATGAAAAAAGACGAGCAATATAAACGTTTGATACTGAGGGAGATTTACTATGCGAATACGTTATCTGCAACAGAGTTGAGCGAACGCATCGGAAAGAGTTTGCCACTGACGATCCGGACGGTGAATCACCTGGTAAAGGAGAACATTCTGGAGCCATCAGGCTACGCTCCCTCCAGCGGAGGACGGCGTCCCATTACATATACCATTAATAAAAAGGCACTTTATATATTGTCTGTTTCCATGGACCAGCTGGTAACGCGCATCTCCATGATGGACCTTACCAACAGCCATGTAGGTGGAATTGTGAAGCACGAACTGCCGCTCAAAAACAATCCCGCCGCGCTCAAAACGCTGGCCGCCATTTTGGTGGACGCCATTGAGAAATCAGGAATTAATCGCAGCCGGATCCTGGGGATCGGTATCGGAATGCCGGGATTCATCGATGGTATCCGTGGAGAAAACTACAGCTTCCCGATGCAGGATGGCACCGAGCAGCAAAGTATCGTGGAGTATTTATCCGCCGCCGCCGGTTTGCCGGTGCACATCGACAACGACTCCAGCCTGATCGCGCTGGCGGAATACCGGTTCGGCAACGCCCGGAAAGCTGCCAACAGCATGGTAGTCAACATCGGATGGGGCGTTGGGTTGGGGATGATCCTCAACGGGTCCCTTTTCAGAGGCAACAACGGGTTTGCCGGGGAGTTCTCCCACATCCCGCTGTTCAATAATAACAAACTCTGCAGCTGCGGAAAGAGCGGCTGCCTCGAAACAGAAACATCCCTGCTCGTGTTGATCGATAAAGCGGTGAAAGGCCTGGCGGACGGGAAAATTTCTTCCCTCCAGGATAACTTCCCGACGGGTGAAATAGAAAAAGATTGCGAGATCATCATGGATGCTGCGGCGCGGGGCGATAAATTCTGTATAGAACTGATCCGCGAAATCGGGTATCACATCGGGCGTGGCGTGGCCATTCTGATCCACCTGCTCAACCCGCGGTCCATCGTGCTCAGCGGTCGCGGCTCGCTGGCAGGCCGGCTCTGGCTCGCGCCGGTGCAGATGGCGCTCAACGAGCATTGCATCCCGCGGCTCGCCACACAAACAGCGGTGGAAGTTTCGGAACTGGGATACGACGCCGAACTGCTCGGCTCCGCCGCCCTCGTCATGGAGAACTACGCTACACCATAG
- a CDS encoding DinB family protein, translating to MTTAFLMEDLRKSTRELTEALRLFSQEQLNQVPFPGSWTPGQVGQHLLKSETGVTELLRGNTQPATRQPDAHHETIRSLFLDFNIKMESPEFIIPDNHPKDREELIRSLEENRENVLQAASEQDLDLLLTDFDMPDWGPLSGQEWLTFMTVHSRRHTHQLHKIHRHLQG from the coding sequence ATGACTACAGCATTTTTGATGGAAGATCTTCGCAAGTCTACCCGGGAGCTTACGGAAGCCTTGCGCCTTTTTTCGCAGGAGCAACTAAACCAGGTCCCCTTCCCGGGCAGCTGGACACCCGGGCAGGTGGGACAACATCTGTTGAAATCGGAAACCGGTGTTACGGAACTGCTCCGCGGCAATACCCAGCCGGCGACCCGCCAGCCGGATGCGCATCATGAAACTATCCGCTCGCTTTTCCTGGATTTCAATATAAAAATGGAATCCCCGGAATTCATTATTCCCGACAATCATCCGAAAGACCGCGAAGAATTGATCCGATCATTGGAAGAAAACCGGGAAAACGTTCTGCAAGCCGCGTCTGAGCAAGATCTCGATCTGCTGCTGACCGACTTCGACATGCCCGACTGGGGGCCACTTTCCGGGCAGGAGTGGCTTACTTTCATGACGGTGCATTCGCGCAGGCATACGCATCAGCTGCATAAAATCCACCGGCATTTGCAGGGTTAA